Within Pirellulales bacterium, the genomic segment AGGCGCTCATTCAGTTTGTGCAACGGCTGCGCGAACAGGCTAACCCCGAAGACGAACGACGGCAGAGCGTGCGCTATCCGCTCACGGCCGTGGTGACAATCTTGCCGATCGAGTGGTTTTCGGATCAACGTCACGAACCTTTCAAAGCCGTCTCCAAAGATATCTCAACTTCAGGCCTCTCGGTGATCGGCACTCGTCCGGTCACCACACAGCAGTTCATGGCCTACATCGAAGTCGATGAGCAACCCGCAGTGGCACTGCTAGTCAACACCGTCCGCTGCCGCGCCGTAGGGCATCTCTATGAGATTGCCGGGCAGATCACCAAAAAGCTCGATCAGTAAAAATCGAGGGAATTGCGATCTCCCCGTCCGCGATCCGAGTTTCATGAACATTGTTTCATGGATTGGCGGTCAAAAAGTAGGCCGGCGCGCTGTGGCATGACGCCACCCCCCGCGTGGTCTACAATGCTTGCGACCACGACATATGGCTCACCCCACTCCTGGGGCGATTGCACCTCGCAGACACAGATTTCGATCGCGTTTTTTCTGGGTAAGGCAACCCGGATGCCGGCATCCAACTATCGAAACTTCCGCGACCCAATTGGCCTTGCTTGGCGCATGGTTTCAGACGGGCGATCGATCGGACGGCAGGCGATTGCCCGAGAATTGCTTTCGCTGGTCGCGGCGCCGCTGGATTGGCTGTTGCAAGGTGCGGAGCGCCGTGCCGCAGCGGCTGATGAACATTCTCAGCTGCCGTTGCTGCTGGTCGTGGGGCCGCCGCGGTCTGGCACCACCCTCGTTGCCCAACTGCTGACCGATTACCTGGACGTCAGCTATTTCTCGAATCTAAACGGCTTGTTTACGCGATCGCCCCTTTCCGCCCAGCGCCTATTGCAGCGAGTGCGGCCAGAGCCCAATCGCGAATATCGCAGCCTGTTCGGTGTGACGGCCGGACTGCATGGCGCGAACGACGGCTTTCACATCTGGAATCGATTTCTCGGCGGCGATCGTTATCGTCCGGCCACCGACTTGAATGCAAGCGAACGTGAGCGGTTGCGAGAATTCTTTGACCGCTGGCTCACGATCACAGGCAAGCCACTGCTGAACAAGAATAATCGCAATTTGGCGTGTGCCGATCTGTTGGCCGATGTGCTGCCGAACGCCTTCTTCATTTGCGTGACGCGTGATCCTGTGTGCGTCGCGCAATCGCTGATGAAAGCGCGACATTGGGTGCAAGGCGACTCGCGATATGGTTGGGGGCTTTTTGCCGAAAACGCCAGCGACTCGGGCGAGGCGGCGGGCGTCGATGCAGTGTGCAACCAACTGGAGCAAAACATGCGCTGCGCCGCCGCCATGCGCGCGCATATACCAGAGCAGCGCTGGCTTGATGTACGCTACGAATCCTTTTGTGACGATCCGGCCGCCGTGGTGAGAGAGATATTGGCGCGGACGCCAAATGTCGTGCTTCGTCCCGGCCGCGCGCTCGATGCCGTAAGGCCGATGGCGGCTTCGGATCGGTTGACGCTCTCGGTGGAGAGCCAAGCAATGATTCGCGAGAGATTGAACATGCCGGCTCCAACTCATGGGTTGACTCGCCGAACGTCGCGCCGCGACCAGCAAACCGCCGCGTTCTGAGCGAGCTTGGTTGGCTAATCGGCCCCGGCGTTTGGCAATAGCGTGGCGCCGCTGACGCGGTCATTTTCGCACCCGGCGCCATGCGCGGGCCTCGCTTTCTTGCTAAAATTGTAGCGCACTCACAGCCTTGCACTTATTGGAGTTTGCGCCCCCATGAGCGTTTTTCTCGGGATCGATATCGGCACCTCGGGCACAAAAACCCTGGCGATGGACGCCAGCGGCAATATTCTCGCCGAGTCGACCGAAACCTATCCGCTGCATCACCCCCGCCCGCTTTGGTCGGAGCAGGATCCCGAAGATTGGTGGCGGGCAACGGTCAAGACGATCCGCAGCGTGGTGCGGCAGGCCAAGCTCAAGCCCGCGGACGTCAAGGCCATTGGTCTGTCGGGCCAAATGCACGGTTCGGTGTTTCTCGACGAGCGCGATCGGGTGATTCGCCCAGCCCTGCTTTGGAACGATCAGCGCACGGCTGCCGAATGCGATGAGATCGAGCGTCGTGTGGGGGGGCGACGGCGGTTGATCAAGCTGGTCGCCAATCCGGCGTTGACGGGATTCACCGCTCCCAAGATCCTTTGGCTGCGCAATCATGAGCCGCGCAACTACGAGCGGACCAAGAAGATTTTGCTGCCCAAGGATGATGTCCGCCGCCGTCTGACGGGTGAATACGCCACCGACGTGAGCGACGCCAGCGGCATGCTGTTGCTCGATGTGAAGAAGCGCGACTGGTCGCGCCCCATGCTCGACGCGCTCGACATCGACGTGAATCTGTTGGCCCGCTGTTACGAATCGGAAGAGCCAACTGGCAAACTCATCACCGCCGCCGCCAAGGAGTTGGGGCTCACCACCGAGTGCGTCGTGGTGGGCGGAGCGGGCGATTGCGCCGCCAACGCCGTGGGCACGGGCGTGGTCAGCCGGGGCACGCTGTCGACCTCCATTGGCACCTCAGGCATCATGTTCGTCCATAGCGACGAGGTGACGATCGATCCCGAGGGGCGGCTGCATACTTTTTGCCATGCCGTGCGCGGCAAGTGGCACATGATGGGAGTCAGCCTTTCGGGCGGCGTTTGTCTGCAATGGCTCCGCAATCAATTTGGCGAGGAACTGGGAAAGAGCGCCAATGCGGATCCCTACGAGCTCCTGGTCGGCGAAGCGAGCGCGATCGCGGCAGGCAGCGAAGGGCTGTACTTCTTGCCCTACCTATCTGGCGAGCGCACGCCGCATGCCGATCCCGACGCGCGCGCGTGTTTCATTGGCCTCACATTGGCGCATACCCGGGGCCATTTAACGCGGGCGGTGATGGAGGGGGTGGCCTATGCCATGCGCGACAGTCTGGAGATTATCCGCTCGCTGCAAGTCCCAGTGCGGCAGATTCGCGCCTCGGGAGGGGGCTCGCGAATTCAGCTCTGGCGGCAAATCCAGGCCGATGTGTTCGGCCAGAAGGTCGTGAGTTTGCAGGCCGAGCAAGGACCGGCGTTTGGCGTGGCGCTATTGGCGGCAGTTGGGGCCGGCGCGTTCAAATCGGTGGAAGAGGCGTGCAAGGCCACGATTCGAGTGGTGAAAGAAACGCCAGCCGATCGCGCCGCCAGCAAACGCTACAATGCCGGGTTTCCTATCTATCAACAGCTTTATCGTTCGCTCCGGACCGATTTTAAGTCGATATCGGCGGTGGAGCATCCTCCCCAGCCACGCAAGAAGGCCGAGCCGGCCGCCGCGTCTGCCTAACGCCGCAGCGTGCCGCATAACCCGGAGGGACATTCGGTGGGCACACTATTTCTCGCCGAGAGCGATGTGCGGCAAGTCCTCGACATGCCGAGCGCCATTGAGCGGGTGCGCGAGTGCTTTCGACAGCTTGCCGCGGGGCGGGCCGAGAATGTCCCTCGGCATCGAGCATCGGCGCCGGGCGCCGTGCTGCATACCATGAGCGCGGCGGCGGGCTACCTGGGCATGCTCGGCTGGAAATGCTATCTCACCACCAAGCGGGGGGCGCAATTTCATTTTGGGCTGTACGAGCAGGCGACTGGCCAACTCGTGGCGCTAATACAGGCCGATCGACTGGGACAAATCCGCACTGGCGCCACCACTGGCGTGGCGGTCGATCACTTGGCGCATCAGCAAGTCGACGAAATGGGCCTGATCGGCACGGGGTGGCAAGCCGAGGCGCAATTGACCGCGGTCGCCGCCGTGCGCCGTGTCCACAAGGCGTATGTCTACAGTCGCGATCCAGAACGTCGGCGCGAGTTCGCCCGGCAGATGCAATCAAAACTCGCCATCGAGGTGGCGCCGGTCGGTCAGCCACACGATGCTGTCGAGGATTTGCCGGTGGTGATCACCGCCACGACCAGCGCCCAGCCCGTGCTGGATGGGCGCTGGTTGGCCGAAGGAAGTCTGCTTTGCGCCATGGGATCGAACTGGCTTGGCCGGGCGGAGGTCGACGTCGAAGCAGTGCGCCGCGCCGATCGCATTGTGTGCGACAGCGTGGAGTGTTGTCGCCGAGAAGCTGGCGACTTCACCACGGCGATCGAGTTGGGGGTGTTCGATTGGTCGCGCGCCGTCGAACTTGCCGATGTGGTGGCTGGGCGCGCCATGGGACAGCGCAATCCCGCCGCGGTGATTCTGTTCAAGTCGGTCGGCATGGCGCTGGAGGATGTCGCTGTGGCGACGCTGGTTTATGAACGCGCCAAGGCACAGGGATTAGGTCGCGACGTGGACCTATAAGGAGTGCGCTCGCCATGTCCGTCACGCCTCTATGGAAGATTCGTTCCGGGCAATTTGCTGGCTGGCATACCAACAACGCTTTGTACAACGACGCCGGCGATCATGTTGGATACCTCGCCGGCCATATTGCCTACGGGCTCGATGGCCGACCACTGGGCGAGCTTCACCAGGCCGAATGGATCGGCCGAAGACGCGGCGCGCATTACCCTGCGGGTGAAACGCATCCCGTCTGCGGGAGCGTGGCGCATGCCCGGTTGCCCGACCGAGCGGGGTTGTCCGTGCCCGACTGGACCGATCCGGCGCCTTGATGCAAACTAGCTATACGATTCTGCGCCGATTCATTGCCACCATTGAGTTTCACCGCGTTTAGCTGATGCCGCCCCGTACGATCGCAATTGGAGACATTCATGGCTGTCTGGCCGCGCTCGATCGGGTGTTGGCGGCCATCGAGCCTTTGGCCAACGATACGCTGATCGTACTGGGCGACTACGTCGATCGCGGCTCCGACAGTCGCGGCGTTATTGCTCGGCTGCGACAGCTTGCGGAGCGCTGCCGACTGGTGGTGCTGACCGGCAATCATGAAGAGATGCTGCTCGCCGCGCGCGATGACGAGGTGGAACGCGACGCCTGGTTGCGCTACGGTGGCGCCGAAACATTGGCGTCGTACGGCGCCGCCAGCCTGGAAGGCTTGCCAGCCGCCGACATCGAATGGATATTGCAAGGCGCCGACGGATTCGAAACGGCGACTCATTTGTTCGTACATGCCAACTATCTGCCCGACCTGCCGCTTGCCCGCCAGCCCGTGGAGGTGCTGCGCTGGGAGTCGCTGTGGCAGCGAGTGCCGCCACGGCATATCAGCGGAAAAATCGCCATTGTAGGCCACACAGCGCAACATGAGGGCGAAATCTGGGACTTGGGGCATTTGCTTTGCATCGACACCTATTGTCACGGCGGCGGTTGGCTCACGGCCATGGAGGTCGACACACGGCAAGTGTGGCAGGCCAGCCGTGCCGGCGAACTGCGCGCTAAATAATCGCCGTCTGACCACAGCATTGTCGTTGCTCGCGGCCGACTTGCCGTAAAATGAACGCCAGACGATCCGCGACGTCGGCATGAGGCATCGGTCATGAGCCTGTTGCAAGCTACTACTTCGACAACTTCCCCGTCGCTAGTGCTCGATGAGCGCGATGGCGCGGTGGCCATCTTAACGCTCAATCATCCGGCGCGGCGCAATGTGCTGTCGAGCGCTCTGTTGGCGGAACTGCTCGCTCGACTCGAATCGGTTGCCGCTGATCGTGGTGTTCGCTGTCTGATTCTCGCGGCTAGCGGCCCAGTGTTCTCGGCCGGGCACGATCTGGCCGAGTTGCTTGCCGCCGACGCGGAGCAACTGCAGTCCATATTTTCGCTCTGTACCCGCGTGATGGAGACCATTCGGCTGGCGCCGAAGCCGGTCATTGCACAAGTGCAAGGCATCGCCACCGCCGCCGGTTGCCAATTGGCCGCCACGTGCGACCTGATCGTCGCCAGTCGAGCGGCAAGCTTCGCCACGCCAGGAGTGAAGATCGGCATGTTTTGCAGCACGCCGGCCGTGGCGCTGTCGCGAGCGGTACCCGCCAAGAAGGCGCTAGAAATGCTGTTCACCGGCATGCCGATCAGCGCGGCCGAAGCGGAGCGCTCTGGATTGGTGAACCAGGTAGTGGAGGCAGAGCGACTCGAAACGGCGACTCGCGCCTTGGCCCAGCGCATCGCAACCGCCAGCGGCGACACGCTCGCTCGTGGCAAACGCGCCTTCTACGCACAACTGGCGCTCGACCTCCCCGCCGCATACGATGTCGCCTGCCAGGCCATGGTCGACGGTGCCCAAACGCCAGACGGCCAAGAAGGCATGCGCGCGTTTATCGAAAAGCGCGAACCCCAGTGGCGCGATTGACGTGCCTCGACATTCGCCCGTCGAAGCGACGGCGCGATTAGCCAGGCTCGAGCGACCGCAAGGCGGCAATCAATCGATCGACCTCTTCGGGCGTGTTGTAGTGCAACAGGCCAATGCGCACGAGTCCGTCGGGCTCCAAGCCCAGCGCTTCGGTCAATGGCAGCGCGTAAAAGTTGCCATGCCAGACAAATATGCCGTGCTCAGCCAACGCCAACGCCACTTCGCGCGGCTTGAGGCGGCGATGCGAGATGGAGATCGTCGGCACGCGCTCGTGCAAACGCTTTCGATCCGTGATCCCCCAGACTTTCACGCTCGGCAGGGTATCCAATCCATCCAATAGTTGCATAAGCAGTCCGCGCTCGTGGACGGCGATCAGTTCATACGATCGAGCTAGCGCCTCGCGGCGCGGCGTATGCGCAGGTGACTGCGACAGTGATTGCAAGTAGTCAATCGCGGCCAGCGTGCCCGCGATCGCCTCGTGGCTTTGCGTGCCCGTCATCCAGCGATCGGGCAGAGATTCGGCCGCGGGCCGCACTTTGTAGGCCGGCAACGCTTCCAATAGCGAGCGCCGTCCCCAAAGGATGCCGAGGTGTGGGCCAAAGAATTTGTACGCCGAACAGGCCAGGAAATCGCAGTTCCACGCGGCGATGTCGGGCAAGGCGTGCGGGGCATAATGTACCGCGTCCAGGAACACCAGCGCGCCGACCGCGTGCGCCAATTGCGATATTTCGCCCACCGGGTTAATTGTGCCGACCGCGTTCGACGCGCAGCCGACCGCCACCAGTCGCGTCCGGGGAGAGAGTTGCCTGCGCAGATCGTCCATGTCGAGCGTGCAATCGTCCGTTATGGCGACATGCCGCACGATCGCGCCGGCGTCACGCGCAGCCAACACCCACGGAGTGACGTTGGCGTCGTGATCGAGGCGTGTGACGACCACTTCGTCTCCCGATCGCCAAGTCCGCGCCAGAGCGCGCGACAGCGCGAAGGTAAGGCTGGTCATGTTGGCGCCAACGACGACTTCGCCTGGGTCGGCGGCGCCCACGAAGTCGGCCGCCGCATGATGCGCTTGCGCGAGCATCGCATCGCTTTGGCGGCTGGTGGCGAACACGCCGCCGTGGTTGGCGTTCGTGTGCAATAGGTAGCGCGACACGGCATCGGCCACGGCCTGCGGAACCTGGCTGCCGGCGGGGCCATCGAAGAACACAGCGGGGCGCTCGCCGCATTGCGTTTGCAGCGCCGGAAATTGCTGGCGCAACTGCGGCACGTCGAGGCGATTGAGGGTCACTCAGCGTTCTCCCGGGTAGGTTGTCGAAACGAGGCGTCGGTTCGATCGGTGATGAACATGCAGCCAGGACTGTGGGTGATGCAGATCGGTGGCCGAGCAGCCGCCAAGGCCAATTGCGGCGTAACGCCGCAGGCCCAAAAGACCGGCAACTCGCACTCGTCAATCGTGACCGCATCGCCAAAATCGGGCCGGCTGAGATCATCGACGCCCAAGGCGGCGGGATCGCCAATATGAATCGGCGCGCCGTGCATGGTGGGAAACTCCGCTGTGATGCGGATAACGTCGGCGATCTGCTCCGCGGGATAAGGACGCATGCTGACCACAAGTGGACCGGCGAACGGTCCGGCACTGGCGCAGGCAATGCGAGTGCGATACATCGGCACGTTGCGCCCTTGATCGATATGCCGCACCGGCAGGCCGGCGGCGACGAGCGCCGACTCGAACGTGAACGAGCAACCGATCAAGAAGCTCACCAGATCGTCGCACCACAGACTGGCTATATCGCTGGGTTGCAAGGAATCAGCGATGCCTTCTCGAAAGACGCGATACTTTGGCACATCGGTCCGCAAATCGGCATCTGCGGCAAGTCCATGTGGCACGGGATCACCAGGCGAGGTGCGCAGCAGCAAGGGACAGGGCCGCGGATTTTGTTGGCAGAAGCGTTCAAAATCGTCCGCGTAATCCGCTGGTAGGACAACAAGATTTGCCTGCGCATAGCCGCGCCCCAGTCCCGCTGTCGGGCCAGACCACTGACCAGCGCGAATGGCCGCGCGAACTTCAGCGGCGGAGGCGTCGCGGAATTCAGTCGCTTCGAACGGGCCAGAGTGCGCGCGTGTCATGTCACCCCTTGCCGCGTTCGTCGATAAAACGGCGCCCCTTCCCCTCAAAGCGCGGCAGGGAGCCAATCGCGGCCAGTTTCACCTCCACCTTCAGCCCCAGTCGCGTGCGCAGCTCTTCGAGAACGCGCTGCGGCTGCGCCAGCCGATCTTCGATTTCCAAATACAGAAAGTCCATCGCGCCCTGTTTGCGGGCGCAGACTCGATACTCGACGATTTCCGGGAAGCTGCGCACGATGTGTTCGATGGCGCTGGGAAAGATGTTGACTCCGCGAATGACCAACATGTCGTCGGCGCGGCCGAGAATTCCGCCGTCGAGAAACACAAACCCGCGTCCCGATTTACTCCACCGCGGCCGCACCAGGTCGCCCGTGCGATAGCGAATGATGGGGCAGCCCACGCGGCCGAGCGCGGTGAGCACCAATTCGGACAGTTCCCCCTCCTCGGCCGGCGTGCCGTGCGCGACGGAGAGGAACTCGGGCAGAAACTCGCTCTCGTTGATATAGAGGCCATTGCCGTCGGGATCGCCATAGCCCCAGGGGCCAATCTCGGAGGCGCCGGCATGATCGAAGACTTGCGCCTGCCAGGCGGCTGCGATTCGTTCGCGCGTGGAGGGAATGGAGCCCCCCGGCTCGCCCGCCAGCACGATGGTTTGCACTCCCAGCGAGGCGACATCCAATTGATGGGTCGCTCCTGATTCGGCCATGTGCAAGGCATAGCTCGGCGTGCAAAAGAGGATTTGTCCGCCAGCGGCGCGCAATAACTCCAGACGCCCGAGTGTCGAGAGCCCGCCGCCGGGCACCACCAGACAGCCGCGCTCGACACAGGAGTCGTGCGCGCTCCAAAAGCCGACGAAGGGGCCGAATGAGAAAGCCATGAACACACAGTGTGCTGGCTCAATGCCAACTGCGTCGAGCACAAACTGCCAGCAGTGCATCCACCAGCGCCAGTCTTCGGCAGTGTCGACCACCAGCATCGGCCGACCGCGCGTGCCAGAGGTTTGGTGCAGGCGCACGTAGCGTTCGGTGGGAAATGTCTGATTGCGGCTGAGTTGGCCCGAGCGTCGAGCGGCCATCAACTCTTCTTTGTAGGTGAACGGCAGCTTGCCCAGTTCGTCGAGCGACATGCTGGGGAGTCGCAGATCGGCGAACTTCTCACGATAGAACTGATTGTGCGGCAAGATTTGCTCGAGAAGCTGTTTGCATCGCGCGAGTTGATGGGCCTGTAAACCCTCGCGATCGAGTTGCAGCAGTCGGGAGCGATCTTCGGCTGTGGCGCTGGTCATGTCACGCATCATACGCCAGCACATGGGGCGCGGGCGAGTAGCGCCGCTAGCCAGTGGCGAATACCGCCATTAAGCTACGGACCATCCTGATTTCATCTTTTCCCAGGCGCAAAATTGAGATGCAGCCCGCAGCCAACAAAAGAGCGCTACTGGTTATATTTCTTACGGTCTTCATCGATTTACTCGGCTTTGGGATGGTGATTCCGCTGCTGCCGGTTTATGCTCGGCTCTTCACCGACGATCAAACCGGCTGGGTGATTGGCGCACTGATGGCGTCGTTTTCGGCCATGCAGTTTCTGTTCGCCCCGATCTGGGGAAGAGTGTCGGACCGCGTGGGCCGACGCCCCATTTTGGTGTTGGGCCTGGCCGGATCGGTGGTGTTCTACGCGTTGTTCGGTGTCGCCAGTTCAATGCGAAGCCTGACCCTACTGTTCGTTTCTCGCATTGGCGCCGGTATCTGCGGGGCCACCATCTCCACGGCGCAGGCGTATATCGCCGATGTCACCACCATCGCCAACCGGGCACGCGGGATGGCGCTAATTGGCGCCGCCTTTGGCATGGGGTTCACCTTTGGTCCTTTGATCGCGGCTGTGGCGCTGTTCGACAGCGCGCCAACAGTCCCCGCCGCGTCCGCGCATGCCGATACCGCCACCGAGGCCACCAGCCGTATTGAAGGCACAACGCATGCGGCCGAGGCCAGCCCCTGGCCAGGCTATCTGGCGGCCAGCCTGTCAGCCGTGGCGCTGGGCATGGCCATCTTTTACCTTCCCGAGTCGCTAAGTCCCAACAGCGAGCACGCGGGGCGGTCGATTTTGAGCCTCGACTCGTTGCGCGCCGCCGTGGCGATTCCGTCCATGCCGCTGCTGCTCGTCGCGGCGACGGTCACCGTGCTCTCGTTCGCCAATCTCGAGTCCACTATGTCGCTGTTGCTGGCCGTGCCGGCGGGGCATTTCGAGTTCGACCCCATGCAGATACTGCTGGTTTACACCTTTATTGGTCTGGTGCTGAGCATTGCGCAAGGCGTGTTAGTGCGGCGCGTGGCAGGCCGCGTGCCCGAAGGAACGATGGCGCTGGTCGGTGGTGTGACCATGATCGTCGGTTATCTGCTGGTGCCGATGGCCAGCAAGGTCGGCAGTTTGCACCTGCTGTTGGCGGCGCTATTCATCGAAGTCACCGGCTTCGCGTTTCTGCCGACGGCGCTCAATTCGCTGATTTCGCGCCGCAGCGACCCCGCCAAGCAGGGCGGCATTTTGGGATTGAATCAGAGTATGAGTTCTCTGGCGCGCATCCTTGGACCGCTGATCGGCATACGACTCTTTTACTCGGGGCCGATGTTGCCGTATTGGTCCGCGGCGATCTTGATGGCTGGCGCCCTGGTGCTGGTGCAAGTGGCGGTGCGACGCGGGCGCGATTTTCACTCGCCGCGAGTCTGATGGGCCGTAGCTCCGGTATCGCTAAACGTGGCCGGCTGCAGCAAATGCCGCGTAGCGGCCATGGCGAGAAAGACCCACAGCACAAGCGCCATCGCCTTGCGGGCCGCTGAGCGATCGGTGTCACCCAGCGCGATCGCGGCTAGTTGATGCATGAGCAGCACGCTAAGCATGACCGCCAAACCCAGCGCGCTGGTCGCCCAGAGATTGCCGCCAAGCAGCAACGGCCGTTGTTCTGGGGGAAGCTGCATGATGATCCACATGCCAAGCGGAAACTGCGTCAGCGTGGCCGCCAGCCCGAGCCAAGCTGGCAAAGTCGTAAGCTTGCGGCGCGAGTCGCTGACCGAATTGTCGCGCAGCGCCAGCCAAATCAAATAGACGGCGCTAAAGATCACGGCGGCGATCAGAAAGTGTCCCACCCGCGCCAGGGTGTGCTGTTCCAGCAGCACCTGGGGAACGGAAACGCGGCTTTCCCATAGCGCCGGTCGATGGCTCACCAGGCCAACCACGACAAACAGCGCCGGAAAATGGTAGGCGAGATTGGTGCTGCCAATGAGCGCCACCAGGCGGTGCAACCAGCGCCGGCCGGCCCAGCGATTCCAGGCCGCCCAATACACGGTGTAACAGGCGATCGAAAAGAAGTATTCGACCCCCGAGAACCACCAGCGGCTTGGTTTGATGGTGGCCAGAGCGTTCCAATAACTGCCGTTGCCGCTTGCGTATAATAGAGCGAGCTGTGCCGCTCCGAGCACGCCTCCCAGCACCAGGGCAAAGATACAGTGCGCAGCAAGCGTGCGGCCCAGCAGCCCCGCCTCCGGTTCGTGACGACCGCGCCATTCCAGCCAGATGCAGTACAGCGGACCAAAGGTCGCCAGTCCGACGGCGGTCAAATGGGCCGCGACGAGCACAATGAGCAACGCGAGAGTCACTTGGCCTCCTTGTGGCGGCTGAATCTCATGGCACACTCATAGCAGATCAAGCCAATCGATGGGAGGAGGATCCTGAAATGAAAGCCGTGGCGCCGGGGCTTTGGATCGGCAACGCCGCCGACGCGCGCGACGTGCGCCGCGTGGTCGACCTGGGGATCATGGCCGTGCTCCATCTGGCAATGGAAGATCCCCCGGTGGGGTATCCTCGCGATATTGTGTATTGTCGATTCCCCTTAATCGATGGGGTCGGCAATCGCCCCGAAGTGGTGCGAGCGGCGGTGGGCACGCTGCGCAATTTGATCGAGGTGGACGCCCCCACGCTAGTGGCCTGTAGCGGCGGCGTGAGCCGTGCCCCGGCGATCGTGGCCGCGGCCTGGTCGCAAACGC encodes:
- a CDS encoding MFS transporter; this encodes MQPAANKRALLVIFLTVFIDLLGFGMVIPLLPVYARLFTDDQTGWVIGALMASFSAMQFLFAPIWGRVSDRVGRRPILVLGLAGSVVFYALFGVASSMRSLTLLFVSRIGAGICGATISTAQAYIADVTTIANRARGMALIGAAFGMGFTFGPLIAAVALFDSAPTVPAASAHADTATEATSRIEGTTHAAEASPWPGYLAASLSAVALGMAIFYLPESLSPNSEHAGRSILSLDSLRAAVAIPSMPLLLVAATVTVLSFANLESTMSLLLAVPAGHFEFDPMQILLVYTFIGLVLSIAQGVLVRRVAGRVPEGTMALVGGVTMIVGYLLVPMASKVGSLHLLLAALFIEVTGFAFLPTALNSLISRRSDPAKQGGILGLNQSMSSLARILGPLIGIRLFYSGPMLPYWSAAILMAGALVLVQVAVRRGRDFHSPRV
- a CDS encoding dual specificity protein phosphatase family protein, producing the protein MKAVAPGLWIGNAADARDVRRVVDLGIMAVLHLAMEDPPVGYPRDIVYCRFPLIDGVGNRPEVVRAAVGTLRNLIEVDAPTLVACSGGVSRAPAIVAAAWSQTLGVSLDDALKRLVALAPHDISPALWDEIKRCG